The proteins below are encoded in one region of Geomonas ferrireducens:
- a CDS encoding zinc dependent phospholipase C family protein, whose product MPLLILATALILLALPEQALAWGAGVHLQLGMNVLNNLDVLKPAVAAVIAAHPYDFLYGTIAADITLGKKFTHYLQHCHRWRIGHRVLDKAGDPAQQACAYGYLSHLAADCIAHNYYVPFKVMRSFSSLTLKHAYWEMRFENYVDKEIWDTAKKVAQEHFSSNDELLRKVLSDTIFSFGTNKRIFNSILLVSRLEKWQSLLSTLSDTSRYQLEEDDREEYMRLAQEAVFDFLNNDDSSPFFHADPTGERALAAAEAVRKNLRLLYRTGKITKDQAYAELDEIKLKLKEAICEPELLLQILSK is encoded by the coding sequence ATGCCGCTACTGATTCTCGCCACAGCCCTGATACTTCTGGCGCTCCCCGAGCAGGCACTTGCCTGGGGGGCCGGGGTGCATCTTCAACTCGGCATGAACGTCCTGAACAACCTCGACGTCCTCAAACCCGCAGTAGCCGCCGTCATCGCAGCACACCCGTACGATTTTCTTTACGGCACCATCGCGGCCGACATCACCCTGGGGAAGAAGTTCACCCACTACCTGCAACACTGCCACCGCTGGCGCATAGGGCACCGGGTTCTCGACAAGGCCGGCGATCCCGCACAGCAGGCCTGCGCCTACGGCTACCTGAGCCACCTGGCCGCCGACTGCATCGCGCACAACTACTACGTCCCCTTCAAGGTGATGCGGAGCTTCTCATCGCTAACCCTGAAACACGCTTATTGGGAGATGCGTTTCGAGAACTACGTGGATAAGGAGATCTGGGACACCGCGAAGAAAGTGGCGCAGGAGCATTTCAGCAGCAACGATGAACTGCTGCGCAAGGTGCTCTCGGATACCATCTTCTCCTTCGGCACCAATAAGCGGATCTTCAATTCCATCCTGCTGGTGAGCCGCCTCGAGAAGTGGCAGAGCCTCCTGTCGACCCTGTCCGATACCTCGCGCTATCAGCTCGAAGAGGACGACCGGGAGGAGTACATGCGCCTCGCCCAGGAAGCGGTCTTCGACTTCCTAAACAACGACGACTCCTCACCTTTCTTCCACGCCGACCCAACCGGCGAGCGGGCGCTCGCCGCCGCCGAAGCGGTGCGCAAGAACCTGCGCCTTCTCTACCGCACCGGCAAGATCACCAAGGACCAGGCGTACGCCGAGCTCGACGAGATCAAGCTGAAGCTGAAAGAGGCGATCTGCGAGCCGGAACTGCTGCTGCAGATCCTCTCTAAATAG
- a CDS encoding uracil-DNA glycosylase family protein codes for MAEMEERELLLRSLKGYLTGLAESGVDELLFEAAPLEELTAASSGADIVAATATAGDIPLAAAEGAGTGAATSEPSPAAPASAAAEPSLRQEGQPGSGLLFLMSGEGFAGAPGGLLAKIIAGMKFKRDEVCLVSFEAGQDQDAMARVLSAKIAELAPQVVVSLGEEATSLFLNDRTPLVRLRGRFRELQGMAVMPTLHPEALLADEGLKRHVWEDMKLVMRRLGRG; via the coding sequence ATGGCGGAGATGGAGGAGCGGGAACTGCTTTTACGCTCGCTCAAGGGGTACCTGACCGGTCTGGCGGAGAGCGGTGTCGACGAGCTTCTCTTCGAGGCCGCCCCGCTTGAGGAGCTGACTGCTGCTTCCAGCGGTGCAGACATAGTTGCGGCTACTGCCACGGCCGGCGACATCCCCCTTGCAGCAGCCGAAGGCGCAGGTACGGGCGCGGCAACCTCGGAACCTTCCCCGGCGGCCCCTGCGTCCGCTGCCGCAGAACCGTCTCTGCGCCAGGAGGGGCAACCCGGTTCCGGTCTTCTCTTCCTTATGTCCGGGGAAGGTTTTGCCGGAGCGCCGGGAGGACTCCTTGCCAAGATCATCGCGGGGATGAAATTCAAGCGGGATGAAGTTTGCCTGGTGAGCTTCGAAGCGGGACAGGATCAAGACGCCATGGCGCGGGTCCTGTCCGCGAAAATTGCAGAACTTGCTCCCCAAGTGGTCGTGTCACTTGGAGAGGAAGCGACCTCGCTCTTTCTGAACGACCGAACTCCCCTGGTGCGGCTGCGTGGCCGTTTCCGCGAGCTGCAGGGGATGGCTGTCATGCCGACGCTGCACCCGGAGGCGCTCCTTGCTGACGAGGGACTAAAGCGCCACGTTTGGGAAGACATGAAACTCGTTATGCGCCGCCTGGGCAGAGGCTAG
- a CDS encoding BON domain-containing protein: MAKIRRIVTVLLCACMLASFTGCTTTPKRESAGEYVDDSVITTRVKAAIFDELALKTFQINVTTYRGVVQLSGFVDSAENARKAGEIARGVKGVQEVKNDLITK; this comes from the coding sequence ATGGCTAAGATTAGACGCATCGTTACTGTCCTGCTCTGTGCCTGCATGCTCGCCTCGTTCACCGGCTGCACTACCACGCCAAAGCGCGAGTCGGCAGGAGAGTACGTGGATGACTCGGTGATCACCACCCGGGTCAAGGCCGCCATCTTCGACGAACTCGCCCTGAAGACGTTCCAGATCAACGTCACCACCTACCGGGGTGTGGTGCAGTTGAGCGGCTTCGTGGATTCGGCGGAGAACGCGAGGAAAGCGGGCGAGATCGCCCGCGGCGTGAAGGGTGTCCAGGAAGTTAAGAACGACCTCATAACGAAGTAG
- a CDS encoding DUF2795 domain-containing protein: protein MATRGTGHSPANVTKHLKGIDFPAEKQDLLKHAQHMKAEKVVLDEIQKMEEKEYGSMADVMKAFGKEGSEESSSKSGRSKQQSGGQAGQGKSHSRSSHH, encoded by the coding sequence ATGGCAACGCGTGGCACAGGTCATTCACCGGCAAACGTCACCAAGCATCTGAAAGGGATCGACTTCCCGGCAGAGAAACAGGATCTTTTAAAACACGCTCAACACATGAAAGCAGAGAAAGTGGTTCTCGACGAGATCCAGAAAATGGAAGAAAAGGAATATGGCAGCATGGCGGACGTCATGAAAGCATTCGGTAAAGAGGGGAGCGAAGAATCAAGCTCTAAATCTGGCAGGAGCAAACAACAATCAGGCGGACAGGCAGGCCAAGGTAAATCCCACAGCAGGTCTTCCCATCATTGA